The following are from one region of the Primulina eburnea isolate SZY01 chromosome 17, ASM2296580v1, whole genome shotgun sequence genome:
- the LOC140817910 gene encoding uncharacterized protein: MDKEWMLKDRLSHEYEFGVESFLQFAMKNANEPDTISCPCTKCGNLKKKNVETIRAHLYSNGIDLTYHTWIWHGERSTIRNSMNASDRVGQVGQKSFDEEPIDMVHDAYDSYVGNPTQFNKLLEDAEKPLYPGCIKFTKLSALVKLFNLKAKYSWSDKSFTDLLSLLGESLPDDNELSLSLYDSKRSLCTLGMNYVKIHAFPNDCILYRKDNANLISCPTCGISRWKLGQKNTVREGVPAKVLWYFSPIPRFQRMFRHKEISKDLTWHADKRLRDGYLRHPADAPSWKLVDRKWPGFANESRNLRLAISADGINPHGLMSSAYSCWPVLMITYNLPPWLCMKRKFMMLTLLISGPKQPGNVIDVYLAPLIDDLKCLCDTGIETYDAYRQETFSLRAVLLWTINDFPAYGNMSGCVVKGYHACPICGEETYSTRLKHSRKMSYTGHRRFISATHPYRRQKKAFNGNQEFNLTPKPLSGHEVLERVEIINCRWGKIKGVLKSNKDEIKSCWKKKSIFFELEYWEHLHVRHVLDVMHIEKNVCESLIGTLLDIPGKTKDGVAARLDLVEMNVRTDLAPNMGEKRTYLPAACYTLSKNEKRKILNTLVGIQVPACYSSNVRNLVSMKELRLVGLKSHDYHTLIQQLLPVAIRGVLPKHVRDTIT, translated from the coding sequence ATGGACAAAGAATGGATGTTAAAGGATAGACTATCACATGAATATGAATTTGGAGTAGAGTCTTTCTTGCAATTTGCAATGAAAAATGCAAATGAACCTGACACAATATCTTGCCCATGTACAAAATGTGGTAATCTAAAGAAGAAAAATGTAGAAACTATAAGGGCACATCTGTATTCTAATGGTATAGATTTGACATATCATACATGGATATGGCATGGGGAAAGATCTACGATAAGGAACTCAATGAATGCTAGTGATCGAGTAGGGCAAGTTGGTCAAAAATCTTTTGATGAAGAACCGATAGATATGGTACATGATGCATATGATAGTTATGTTGGGAATCCAACCCAATTCAATAAGCTACTTGAAGATGCAGAGAAACCTTTGTATCCTGGATGCATTAAATTTACGAAGTTATCTGCACTTGTGAAATTATTCAACTTGAAGGCAAAATATAGTTGGAGTGATAAAAGTTTCACTGACCTACTCAGTTTGTTAGGAGAAAGTCTTCCTGATGACAATGAATTGTCTTTATCTTTATACGATTCGAAGAGAAGCTTGTGTACATTAGGGATGAATTACGTGAAAATTCATGCTTTCCCTAATGACTGTATCTTATACCGAAAGGATAATGCCAATTTGATCAGTTGCCCTACTTGCGGGATTTCAAGGTGGAAGTTGGGCCAAAAAAATACGGTAAGGGAAGGAGTGCCTGCGAAGGTCCTGTGGTACTTCTCACCTATTCCTAGATTTCAGAGAATGTTTCGGCACAAGGAGATATCGAAGGATTTGACTTGGCATGCTGATAAAAGACTTCGTGATGGCTACTTACGTCATCCGGCCGATGCGCCATCTTGGAAATTAGTTGATCGCAAGTGGCCTGGGTTTGCTAATGAGTCAAGAAATCTTAGATTGGCCATATCAGCTGACGGGATCAATCCCCATGGTTTGATGAGTTCTGCATACAGTTGTTGGCCAGTTTTAATGATCACTTACAATCTTCCTCCATGGTTGTGTATGAAGAGAAAATTTATGATGCTCACTTTGTTGATTTCTGGTCCCAAACAACCGGGAAATGTTATTGATGTTTACTTAGCACCTCTGATTGATGACTTAAAATGCTTATGTGATACAGGCATTGAAACATATGATGCATATCGACAAGAAACTTTCTCACTTAGAGCTGTATTACTTTGGACGATCAATGACTTTCCTGCATATGGGAACATGTCAGGATGTGTTGTGAAAGGATATCATGCATGTCCTATTTGTGGTGAAGAAACCTATTCAACAAGATTGAAGCATAGTAGGAAAATGTCATATACAGGCCATAGAAGGTTTATATCTGCAACTCATCCTTATCGACGACAAAAGAAGGCATTTAACGGGAACCAAGAATTCAACCTCACACCAAAACCATTGAGTGGCCATGAAGTTTTGGAAAGAGTTGAAATAATTAATTGTCGCTGGGGAAAAATTAAAGGGGTGCTTAAGTCGAACAAGGATGAGATAAAATCTTGCTGGAAAAAGAAATCAATATTCTTTGAACTTGAGTATTGGGAACATCTACATGTTCGACATGTTCTTGATGTGATGCACATTGAAAAAAATGTATGTGAAAGTCTCATTGGTACGTTACTTGACATTCCTGGAAAAACAAAGGATGGAGTAGCCGCGAGATTAGACCTTGTGGAAATGAATGTGCGGACAGATTTAGCACCAAATATGGGGGAGAAGAGAACGTATTTGCCAGCAGCATGTTATACACTTAGTAAGAATGAAAAAAGAAAGATTTTGAATACTTTGGTTGGAATACAAGTCCCTGCATGTTACTCATCCAATGTTAGAAACCTTGTATCGATGAAGGAATTGAGACTTGTTGGCCTTAAGTCACACGATTACCACACTTTAATACAACAATTGCTTCCAGTGGCCATCCGTGGTGTCTTGCCCAAACATGTCAGAGACACTATCACTTGA